From the Malus domestica chromosome 17, GDT2T_hap1 genome, one window contains:
- the LOC114822546 gene encoding protein FLX-like 3, giving the protein MAGRHRVPREAMNDRRGYPIEGPYGRGPPMRSLPHPAMLEEELEMQHAEIRRLLADNRRLVEDRMVLQHELGAAKEEIHRMNVAFSDIRAEEEMKSRELYEKSRKLEADLQATEPLKNEAKQLRSEVQKLNTVRKELATQVQTLTQDLARLQSDNKQIPMLRTEIDGLHQELMFCRNAVDYEKKANIELMEQRQAMEKNLVSMAREVEKLRAELSRADGRPWGTGGQYGMNFTSPEGAFPAAYGDGYAMHMGAADKGPMYGLGPASWGGSEKPRMTRR; this is encoded by the exons ATGGCAGGGAGACATCGTGTTCCACGTGAAGCGATGAATGACCGGCGTGGTTATCCTATTGAAGGACCTTATGGCCGAGGTCCTCCTATGCGGTCTCTTCCCCATCCTGCAATGTTGGAGGAAGAGCTTGAAATGCAACATGCGGAAATTCGGAGACTCTTGGCTGATAACCGGAGGCTGGTTGAGGACCGGATGGTGTTGCAGCATGAGCTTGGTGCTGCCAAGGAAGAAATTCATCGGATGAATGTTGCCTTTTCAGATATTCGTGCCGAAGAAGAAATGAAATCAAGGGAGCTCTATGAGAAAAGTAGGAAATTGGAGGCTGATCTACAGGCAACTGAGCCCTTGAAAAATGAGGCTAAGCAACTTCGCTCTGAAGTTCAGAAGCTGAATACTGTTAGGAAGGAGCTTGCCACACAAGTTCAGACCCTCACGCAGGACCTTGCGAGGTTGCAGTCTGACAATAAGCAGATTCCTATGCTGAGGACTGAGATTGATGGTCTGCATCAGGAGCTTATGTTTTGTCG aaatgCGGTTGATTATGAAAAGAAGGCAAATATTGAGCTTATGGAGCAAAGACAGGCAATGGAGAAGAACCTAGTTTCTATGGCACGTGAAGTTGAGAAACTACGGGCAGAACTTTCTAGGGCTGATGGTAGACCATGGGGTACAG GTGGACAATATGGTATGAATTTCACCAGCCCAGAAGGGGCTTTTCCTGCTGCATATGGAGATGGATATGCGATGCACATG GGTGCTGCTGACAAAGGGCCTATGTATGGCCTGGGTCCAGCTTCATGGGGAGGTTCTGAAAAGCCTCGCATGACTCGTCGCTGA